In Arachis stenosperma cultivar V10309 chromosome 1, arast.V10309.gnm1.PFL2, whole genome shotgun sequence, one DNA window encodes the following:
- the LOC130961248 gene encoding protein-L-isoaspartate O-methyltransferase 1-like isoform X1: MNPKSKLNLILHKVQQYWSGNAVNQNKGMVENLQRYGIIQSRKVAEVMETIDRGLFVPNGTPPYVDSPIPIGYNATISAPHMHATCLQLLEENLQPGMHALDVGSGTGYLTACFAMMVGPQGRAIGVEHIPELVSSSTENIQKSAAASLLKDGSLSVHSGDGRQGWPEFAPYDAIHVGAAAKEIPQPLIDQLKPGGRMVIPVGVLFQDLQVVDKNSDGSVSIRTETSVRYVPLTSKEAQLQG; the protein is encoded by the exons ACAAAGTACAGCAATATTGGTCTGGGAATGCCGTAAATCAAAACAAAGGGATGGTGGAGAATTTGCAGCGTTATGGAATAATACAATCAAGAAAGGTAGCTGAAGTAATGGAAACTATTGATAGAGGTTTGTTCGTACCCAATGGAACCCCACCTTATGTTGACAGCCCAATCCCAATAGGCTATAATGCCACTATATCTGCGCCGCACATGCATGCCACCTGCCTTCAATTGCTTGAGGAGAATTTACAACCCGGGATGCATGCGCTGGATGTTGGCTCTG GAACTGGGTACTTGACGGCATGCTTTGCAATGATGGTTGGACCACAAGGCCGTGCTATTGGTGTGGAGCATATTCCTGAATTGGTTTCCTCCTCAACCGAGAATATTCAGAAGAGTGCTGCTGCGTCACTACTGAAAGATGGTTCACTTTCTGTGCATTCTGGTG ATGGGAGGCAAGGTTGGCCAGAGTTTGCTCCTTACGATGCCATTCACGTTGGGGCAGCGGCCAAGGAGATTCCACAACCACTTATTGACCAGTTGAAGCCAGGAGGTAGAATGGTGATTCCTGTTGGAGTCCTATTTCAGGATTTGCAGGTTGTGGATAAGAACTCTGATGGTTCCGTCAGTATCCGGACGGAGACTTCTGTTCGTTATGTGCCTCTAACCAGTAAAGAAGCTCAACTGCAAGGTTAA
- the LOC130961248 gene encoding protein-L-isoaspartate O-methyltransferase 1-like isoform X2 — MEQYWSGNAVNQNKGMVENLQRYGIIQSRKVAEVMETIDRGLFVPNGTPPYVDSPIPIGYNATISAPHMHATCLQLLEENLQPGMHALDVGSGTGYLTACFAMMVGPQGRAIGVEHIPELVSSSTENIQKSAAASLLKDGSLSVHSGDGRQGWPEFAPYDAIHVGAAAKEIPQPLIDQLKPGGRMVIPVGVLFQDLQVVDKNSDGSVSIRTETSVRYVPLTSKEAQLQG, encoded by the exons CAATATTGGTCTGGGAATGCCGTAAATCAAAACAAAGGGATGGTGGAGAATTTGCAGCGTTATGGAATAATACAATCAAGAAAGGTAGCTGAAGTAATGGAAACTATTGATAGAGGTTTGTTCGTACCCAATGGAACCCCACCTTATGTTGACAGCCCAATCCCAATAGGCTATAATGCCACTATATCTGCGCCGCACATGCATGCCACCTGCCTTCAATTGCTTGAGGAGAATTTACAACCCGGGATGCATGCGCTGGATGTTGGCTCTG GAACTGGGTACTTGACGGCATGCTTTGCAATGATGGTTGGACCACAAGGCCGTGCTATTGGTGTGGAGCATATTCCTGAATTGGTTTCCTCCTCAACCGAGAATATTCAGAAGAGTGCTGCTGCGTCACTACTGAAAGATGGTTCACTTTCTGTGCATTCTGGTG ATGGGAGGCAAGGTTGGCCAGAGTTTGCTCCTTACGATGCCATTCACGTTGGGGCAGCGGCCAAGGAGATTCCACAACCACTTATTGACCAGTTGAAGCCAGGAGGTAGAATGGTGATTCCTGTTGGAGTCCTATTTCAGGATTTGCAGGTTGTGGATAAGAACTCTGATGGTTCCGTCAGTATCCGGACGGAGACTTCTGTTCGTTATGTGCCTCTAACCAGTAAAGAAGCTCAACTGCAAGGTTAA